A window of Corallococcus macrosporus DSM 14697 contains these coding sequences:
- a CDS encoding sigma 54-interacting transcriptional regulator yields the protein MRDTERPLGAGRPSEGPDSIQQTRPTGTGRPGTPGAVRRFRLTVLEGPQPGQAKESNADTFSIGSHGLNDFVIEEPTVSRFHCEVKVEHDGARLRDLDSRNGTVLDGVHVRDAYLRGGSILRLGRVSVRFDFSPETNRLLISDRTTFGDLVGTSPVTRASFALMERAAASDATVLLEGETGTGKSRAAYAIHQASARASGPFLTVDCGAIPGNLLESELFGHEKGSFTGAFQRRVGAFEEADGGTIFLDEIGELPAELQPKLLRVLENKEFRRLGANGYQPVNVRVIAATHRDLRAEVNAGRFRPDLFFRLAVVRIIIPALRERPEDLPLIAERILSAFGAGPEQLAALSTPEFIAQLQHAAWPGNVRELRNHLERCLVFQDAMPPDAGEVSSQAVLRSLVDPKQPYAEARRRALEVFEREYLDALLLLHGGKVSQAAAAADMDRVYLYRLLRRHRLRT from the coding sequence ATGCGTGACACCGAGCGACCCCTGGGGGCGGGCCGTCCGTCCGAGGGACCTGATTCCATTCAGCAGACGCGGCCCACGGGGACGGGACGGCCTGGGACGCCTGGCGCCGTCCGCCGGTTCCGGCTCACCGTCCTGGAGGGGCCGCAGCCCGGGCAGGCCAAGGAGTCCAACGCGGACACGTTCTCCATCGGCTCGCACGGGCTCAATGACTTCGTCATCGAGGAGCCCACCGTCTCGCGCTTCCACTGCGAGGTGAAGGTGGAGCACGACGGGGCCCGCCTGCGGGACTTGGACAGCCGCAACGGCACCGTGCTGGACGGCGTGCACGTGCGCGACGCGTACCTGCGCGGCGGCAGCATCCTCCGCCTGGGCCGGGTGAGCGTCCGGTTCGACTTCAGCCCGGAGACGAACCGGCTGCTCATCTCGGACCGGACGACCTTCGGCGACCTGGTGGGCACCTCCCCGGTGACGCGCGCCAGCTTCGCCCTCATGGAGCGCGCCGCCGCCAGCGACGCGACGGTGTTGCTGGAGGGTGAGACAGGGACGGGAAAGAGCCGCGCGGCCTACGCCATCCATCAGGCCAGCGCCCGGGCCTCGGGGCCCTTCCTCACCGTGGACTGCGGCGCCATCCCCGGCAACCTGCTGGAGAGCGAGCTGTTCGGTCACGAGAAGGGCTCCTTCACCGGCGCCTTCCAGCGCCGCGTCGGTGCCTTCGAGGAGGCCGACGGCGGCACCATCTTCCTGGATGAGATTGGCGAGCTGCCCGCGGAGCTGCAACCGAAGCTCTTGCGCGTCCTGGAGAACAAGGAGTTCCGCCGGCTGGGCGCCAACGGGTACCAGCCCGTCAACGTGCGCGTCATCGCCGCCACGCACCGCGACCTGCGCGCCGAGGTGAACGCGGGCCGCTTCCGCCCGGACCTGTTCTTCCGCCTCGCGGTGGTGCGCATCATCATCCCCGCGCTCCGGGAGCGGCCCGAGGACCTGCCCCTCATCGCGGAGCGCATCCTCTCCGCCTTCGGGGCGGGGCCCGAGCAGCTCGCCGCGCTGAGCACGCCGGAGTTCATCGCGCAGCTCCAGCACGCCGCGTGGCCGGGGAACGTGCGCGAGCTGCGCAACCACCTGGAGCGCTGCCTCGTCTTCCAGGACGCCATGCCGCCGGATGCGGGGGAGGTGAGCTCGCAGGCGGTGCTGCGCAGCCTGGTGGACCCGAAGCAGCCCTACGCGGAGGCCCGGCGCCGCGCGCTGGAGGTCTTCGAGCGCGAATACCTGGACGCGCTCCTCCTGCTGCACGGGGGCAAGGTGTCCCAGGCCGCCGCCGCCGCGGACATGGACCGCGTGTACCTGTACCGCCTGCTGCGCCGGCACCGGCTGCGGACGTAG